One genomic window of Cricetulus griseus strain 17A/GY chromosome 3, alternate assembly CriGri-PICRH-1.0, whole genome shotgun sequence includes the following:
- the LOC103160266 gene encoding translation initiation factor IF-2-like codes for MAVTQATGTLRAAAGSARRGGAERARAAAGPPRARGHGLRCGAVRCGPGRAIDGSAAVSASPRRRRRRRFLLPHLPHVRRRRRGRGARREAESSPASRLPPPRAAAGLTRGAGSSGSKAAAAAAGGRGQRVNSVRFIAPAASGAAPRGLCGAPPRRPEMTSRPAANLLEAAWPAGPALPVSPDPAPVAGGPRGHLVLRSAACARAEGAGAARPALGPAGAAPPRAGAETGTDAGQRQRQRQRGAHSPQAWVQGGRGPVPGARPDTRPPCSAFHAVRGRRGCPGRAAPRVGCSLGLVCASRTRSKVTAPPPPQARGALRGNPSGERRSS; via the exons ATGGCGGTGACTCAGGCGACCGGGACCCTGCGGGCTGCGGCCGGCTCGGCGCGGCGCGGCGGAGCGGAGCGGGCACGGGCTGCGGCGGGGCCGCCGAGGGCGCGCGGGCACGGGCTGCGGTGCGGTGCGGTGCGGTGCGGGCCCGGGCGGGCGATCGATGGCTCGGCTGCCGTCTCCGCGTCGCcgcgccgccgccgccgccgccgcttCCTCCTCCCGCACCTCCCCCACGTCCGTCGCCGGCGCCGC GGGCGCGGGGCACGCCGGGAAGCCGAGTCCTCGCCCGCCTCACGCCTGCCGCCGCCGCGCGCCGCCGCCGGGCTGACGAGGGGCGCGGGCTCCTCCGGCTCCAAGGCAGCCGCGGCGGCGGCAGGGGGAAGGGGACAGCGAGTTAACTCGGTTCGCTTCATCGCCCCCGCTGCGTCGGGAGCCGCTCCCCGGGGTCTCTGCGGGGCGCCGCCGCGGCGCCCTGAAATGACGTCACGGCCGGCGGCGAACTTGCTGGAAGCGGCCTGGCCCGCTGGGCCTGCGCTCCCGGTGTCCCCCGACCCGGCCCCGGTGGCCGGCGGCCCGCGCGGGCACTTGGTTCTGAGGAGCGCAGCGTGTGCCCGGGCGGAAGGGGCTGGGGCCGCCCGCCCGGCTCTGGGCCCCGCTGGAGCTGCGCCACCGCGGGCGGGCGCGGAGACGGGAACGGACGCGGGGCAGCGCCAGCGCCAGCGCCAGCGCGGGGCCCACAGCCCGCAGGCGTGGGTGCAGGGAGGCCGCGGCCCCGTCCCCGGAGCCAGGCCGGACACACGGCCGCCCTGCTCCGCCTTCCACGCTGTGCGCGGCAGACGCGGGTGCCCAGGGCGGGCCGCTCCACGGGTGGGCTGCAGCCTGGGGCTCGTGTGCGCCTCCAGGACGCGGTCCAAAGTtactgcgcccccccccccccaggcccgAGGTGCCCTCCGGGGTAACCCCAGTGGAGAACGTAGGTCCAGTTAA